The following are from one region of the Anaerohalosphaeraceae bacterium genome:
- a CDS encoding MFS transporter, with the protein MKASSSQTAMRFVVLLGVVSLLSDIVYEAARSISGPYLAVLGAGAAVVGGVAGLGELLGYGLRIVSGLVSDRTGRYWLMTLVGYAVNLLAVPALALAGRWEIAAVLLMAERFGKALRTPARDAMLSHAAASVGRGWAFGIHEAMDQIGAVLGPLIVSAVLAWRGDYRFGFAVLLIPALLAMAALVLARVLYPCPSSLESQGSSGGRGGLHRIFWLYLAAAACIAFGFVDFPLIAFHIKTTHLLGDAWIPFLYAVVMGIDAVAALVLGRWYDKKGMIILAGAAVLSAGCAPLVFLTSRGGLLAGMVLWGIGMGALESILRAAVSELVPKERRATGFGIFNAGFGLAWFAGSALMGVLYTYSLIWPAVLSAAAQLLSVPLILYVQRMRILTESVSAAPPDPNTV; encoded by the coding sequence ATGAAAGCGTCTTCTTCCCAAACGGCGATGCGGTTTGTTGTGCTCCTGGGGGTGGTGTCTTTGTTGTCGGATATTGTGTATGAGGCCGCCCGGAGCATCAGCGGACCGTATCTGGCAGTGCTGGGGGCCGGAGCGGCGGTGGTGGGAGGGGTGGCCGGTCTGGGGGAACTGCTCGGCTACGGCCTGCGCATTGTCTCCGGTCTTGTGAGCGACCGCACCGGACGGTATTGGCTGATGACGCTGGTCGGCTATGCGGTGAATCTGCTGGCTGTGCCGGCGCTGGCTCTGGCGGGCCGGTGGGAGATTGCCGCCGTTCTGCTGATGGCCGAACGCTTCGGCAAGGCCCTGCGCACGCCCGCACGGGATGCGATGCTCTCGCACGCCGCCGCTTCGGTCGGACGCGGCTGGGCCTTCGGCATCCACGAGGCGATGGACCAAATCGGTGCCGTTCTGGGGCCGCTGATTGTCTCGGCTGTGTTGGCCTGGAGAGGCGATTACCGATTTGGGTTTGCGGTCCTGCTGATTCCGGCTCTGCTGGCGATGGCGGCCCTGGTTCTGGCTCGGGTTCTGTATCCGTGTCCGTCGAGTCTGGAATCACAAGGTTCTTCCGGCGGAAGAGGCGGTTTGCATCGCATCTTCTGGCTGTATCTGGCAGCCGCTGCGTGTATCGCTTTTGGTTTTGTGGATTTTCCGCTGATCGCTTTTCATATCAAGACGACGCATTTGCTGGGCGATGCGTGGATTCCGTTTCTCTATGCGGTGGTGATGGGCATTGATGCCGTTGCCGCGCTGGTTTTGGGGCGATGGTATGACAAAAAGGGAATGATTATTCTGGCCGGAGCGGCGGTTCTTTCGGCGGGCTGTGCACCGCTGGTCTTTCTGACGTCTCGCGGAGGGCTTCTGGCGGGAATGGTCTTGTGGGGAATCGGGATGGGGGCCCTCGAATCGATTCTGCGGGCGGCTGTGTCCGAACTGGTTCCCAAAGAACGCCGGGCTACCGGATTTGGAATTTTCAATGCCGGCTTTGGTTTGGCCTGGTTTGCCGGCAGCGCCCTGATGGGGGTTTTGTACACGTATTCTTTGATTTGGCCGGCGGTTCTTTCCGCCGCCGCTCAGCTGCTTTCGGTTCCGCTGATTCTGTATGTTCAGCGGATGCGCATCCTTACCGAATCGGTCTCCGCAGCGCCTCCAGACCCGAATACAGTGTAA
- a CDS encoding CDP-alcohol phosphatidyltransferase family protein, whose translation MEQQRLTGIIRHLPNALTVARLMMTVLFLGLILYAPRTGHPKPAGILMTAFALFVLAGITDIVDGPIARRFNVTSRFGRVVDPLADKVLVCGSFVCFALVGQPLLANFHLPEWLGHTIRWGTALLLLGREVIVQTLRHIAEARGVPFGAVVSGKIKMFVQSFGIGTVLIGWAFVSRTWGDWFTLITYLIVLAVTLYSGLEALRRPIR comes from the coding sequence ATGGAACAGCAGAGATTGACAGGCATCATTCGTCACCTTCCTAATGCCCTGACGGTGGCGCGTCTGATGATGACGGTGCTCTTCCTGGGGCTGATTTTGTATGCGCCCCGGACCGGCCATCCCAAACCCGCCGGTATTCTGATGACAGCATTCGCTTTGTTTGTCTTGGCCGGAATAACGGACATTGTCGATGGACCGATTGCCCGCCGATTCAATGTCACCAGCCGATTCGGACGGGTCGTGGACCCGCTGGCTGACAAAGTGCTCGTCTGCGGCTCTTTCGTGTGTTTTGCCCTCGTCGGACAGCCCCTGCTGGCCAATTTCCATCTCCCGGAATGGTTGGGGCATACCATCCGCTGGGGAACCGCCCTGCTGCTGCTGGGGCGGGAAGTGATTGTCCAGACCCTCCGGCACATCGCCGAAGCCAGAGGAGTGCCCTTCGGGGCCGTTGTCTCCGGCAAGATAAAAATGTTTGTTCAATCCTTCGGAATCGGCACCGTCCTGATTGGATGGGCCTTTGTCTCGCGGACCTGGGGGGACTGGTTTACCCTGATTACCTACCTGATTGTGCTGGCCGTTACACTGTATTCGGGTCTGGAGGCGCTGCGGAGACCGATTCGGTAA